From Synechococcales cyanobacterium T60_A2020_003:
GTAACTCACTCAACTCGCCAATCAGCTCGATCTTCCCCTTGAAACCTTTATTCTGCAATCCCTCCAGCAAATTGCTGCAGCCGATTCCGACGACACTCCAAAAATCGAAGTTCTCTCCGGGATTTACCGTGCCCTAGCGGATGTCAAAGCGGGTCGCATTAGTCCCGTAGAAACCTTGTGGGATAACGACGGGAATGACTGAAGCCCCATCTGTCCAAGTTTTCATTGCCGACGCACTTAAACGGGAAGCCCGCCATCTCAGAAAATGCGACCGACTCGACCCAACCCCCTGCAAACCCCACCAAGCAAACCCATGACTAAAACCATCACCCTTACCCTACCCGATGCCCTTGAGCAAGCCCTAGCCCAAACTGCGGCCCAAGCCAACCAGTCCACCGAAGAGTTCATTCTGCAATTACTCACCCAAACCCTTATTGGTCAAGAAACTCCAGTGGTGGCGACTCCCTCAGAATTGCTCGACGATCCATTGCTGCAATTAGCAGGATGCATTACCAGCGATGTTGGCGATGCAGGCGATCGCCATGATTATTACCTGGGCAAAGCCATCTACGACGAAATGCACCCAGACGAAACGCAAGATGACTAAGCTGTTTGTAGATACTTCTAGATGGGCCAGTTTTTTCGACAGCAGAGAACCAACCCACAGGCAAGCCGCACAGATTTTGACAACGGCTTACCAAAATCAGCACACTATTGTCACGAGCAACTACATCCTTACAGAACTGGTTTCCCTGTTGCATAGTCCACTGCGGATTCCCCGATCAAAGCTCTTCACCATCATTGATACCATCAAAGCCACCCCCTACCTGGACATTATTCACATCGACCTTGCCACAGATGCCGATGCCTGGAATCTATGCAAATCCCGTTCTGATAGAGCCTGGTCGCTGG
This genomic window contains:
- a CDS encoding type II toxin-antitoxin system VapC family toxin, whose product is MTKLFVDTSRWASFFDSREPTHRQAAQILTTAYQNQHTIVTSNYILTELVSLLHSPLRIPRSKLFTIIDTIKATPYLDIIHIDLATDADAWNLCKSRSDRAWSLVDCSSFILMQRQNIQAALTTDRHFDQAGFIRLLNSSTL